In a single window of the Pontibacter russatus genome:
- the rplV gene encoding 50S ribosomal protein L22: MEAVAKLNNVPTSPRKMRLVAGLIRGKSVSRALNLLKFEANSGSERLEKLLLSALSNWQLKNEDTRIEEANLYIKEIFVNEGKMLKRLRPAPQGRGHRIRKRSNHVTVIIDSLTEEQIEQQSKKSKKASK; encoded by the coding sequence ATGGAAGCAGTAGCAAAACTAAATAACGTGCCTACTTCTCCTCGTAAAATGAGGTTAGTAGCTGGCTTGATCCGTGGCAAGAGCGTATCAAGGGCCCTGAACTTACTGAAGTTCGAAGCAAATTCCGGATCTGAGAGACTTGAGAAGCTTCTTTTGTCAGCTTTGTCTAACTGGCAGCTGAAAAACGAGGATACCCGCATCGAAGAGGCGAATCTATATATCAAAGAGATCTTTGTAAACGAGGGCAAGATGCTGAAGCGCCTGCGCCCGGCTCCTCAAGGCCGCGGACACCGCATCAGGAAGCGATCAAACCATGTAACGGTTATCATCGACAGCCTGACAGAAGAGCAAATTGAACAGCAATCAAAGAAATCTAAAAAAGCCAGCAAGTAA
- the rpsC gene encoding 30S ribosomal protein S3: MGQKVNPIGFRLGIIKGWDSNWYGGKDFAEKLIEDEKIRKYILARIPKGGISKIIIERTLKRITITVNTARPGVVIGKGGQEVDKIKEELKKLTNKDIQINIFEIKRPELDAKLVGESIAQQLQARISFRRAMKQAIASALRVGAEGIKVQVSGRLGGAEMARTEHYKEGRTPLHTLRADIDYALSEAQTVYGKLGIKVWIFRGEVYGKRDLTPNAGLESGKGGGPGAPQGGGGDRGDRRGNPRNKKADGAPGGDKRGGNRNKRRQ, encoded by the coding sequence ATGGGACAGAAAGTAAATCCAATCGGTTTTCGACTCGGCATTATCAAAGGTTGGGATTCTAACTGGTATGGCGGCAAGGATTTCGCTGAGAAGCTGATCGAGGACGAGAAAATCAGAAAATATATATTAGCGCGAATTCCTAAAGGCGGCATCTCTAAAATCATTATTGAAAGAACGCTGAAGCGCATCACCATCACCGTGAACACTGCCCGTCCGGGTGTTGTAATCGGGAAAGGCGGCCAGGAGGTAGACAAGATTAAGGAGGAGCTTAAGAAGCTGACGAACAAAGATATTCAGATCAACATCTTTGAGATCAAGCGCCCTGAGCTGGATGCAAAACTGGTAGGCGAGTCAATCGCCCAGCAGTTGCAGGCCCGTATTTCTTTCCGCCGTGCCATGAAGCAGGCCATTGCGTCTGCCCTGCGGGTTGGTGCCGAAGGCATCAAAGTACAGGTGTCAGGCCGCTTGGGCGGTGCTGAAATGGCCAGAACCGAGCATTACAAGGAGGGTAGGACTCCGCTGCACACGCTACGAGCCGACATCGATTATGCCCTGTCTGAAGCGCAGACGGTATATGGCAAGCTCGGCATCAAGGTGTGGATCTTCAGAGGAGAGGTATATGGCAAGCGCGACTTGACGCCGAACGCAGGCTTAGAGAGCGGCAAAGGCGGAGGACCAGGCGCACCGCAAGGTGGTGGAGGTGACAGAGGCGACCGACGTGGCAACCCCCGCAACAAGAAAGCGGATGGTGCGCCAGGTGGCGACAAGCGTGGTGGCAATCGCAACAAGCGGCGTCAGTAA
- the rplP gene encoding 50S ribosomal protein L16: MLQPKRTKYRKMQKGRVKGLAHRGSTISFGSFAIKSLEATWITSRQIEAARIAMTRAMKREGQVWIRIFPDKPITKKPAEVRMGKGKGSPEYWVAVVKPGTIMFESDGITLEVAKESLRLAAQKLPVKSKFVVRRDYVEK, from the coding sequence ATGTTACAGCCTAAAAGGACTAAATATAGAAAAATGCAAAAAGGCCGCGTGAAGGGTCTGGCTCACCGAGGCAGCACCATTTCATTTGGTTCATTTGCAATAAAATCGCTGGAAGCCACATGGATTACCAGCCGCCAGATTGAGGCAGCGCGTATCGCCATGACAAGGGCTATGAAGCGTGAAGGACAAGTGTGGATCCGCATCTTCCCTGACAAGCCCATCACCAAGAAGCCTGCTGAGGTGCGTATGGGTAAGGGTAAGGGTTCTCCGGAGTATTGGGTGGCCGTAGTGAAGCCCGGTACCATCATGTTTGAATCGGATGGCATCACGTTAGAAGTCGCGAAGGAATCGCTAAGGCTGGCCGCCCAGAAGCTGCCGGTGAAATCAAAATTTGTAGTACGTAGGGATTACGTTGAGAAATAG
- the rpmC gene encoding 50S ribosomal protein L29: MKNSDIKALSSEELKERLNTERSNMQNLRFAHAISPLENPMKIRETKRTIARLNTEIRSREIQANS, from the coding sequence ATGAAAAATTCAGACATTAAGGCTTTGTCTTCAGAAGAACTGAAAGAGAGGCTAAACACTGAGCGCTCCAACATGCAAAACCTACGTTTTGCACATGCCATATCTCCGTTGGAGAACCCCATGAAAATCCGTGAGACCAAGCGTACCATCGCCCGTCTGAACACGGAAATCCGCAGTCGTGAAATCCAAGCTAACTCTTAA
- the rpsQ gene encoding 30S ribosomal protein S17 has protein sequence MEERNLRKERSGRVVSNKMNKSITVLVESKMKHPIYGKFLNKSNKFMAHDENNDCNIGDLVRIQETRPLSKNKNWRLVEIIERAK, from the coding sequence ATGGAAGAGAGAAATCTAAGAAAAGAAAGAAGTGGGAGAGTTGTTAGCAATAAGATGAACAAGTCGATCACGGTATTGGTGGAAAGTAAAATGAAGCACCCTATCTACGGGAAGTTTCTGAACAAGTCCAACAAGTTTATGGCTCACGACGAGAACAACGACTGCAACATCGGGGACTTGGTGCGCATTCAGGAAACGCGTCCGCTTAGCAAGAATAAGAACTGGCGTTTAGTAGAAATAATAGAAAGAGCGAAATAA
- the rplN gene encoding 50S ribosomal protein L14, giving the protein MIQQESRLSVADNSGAKEVLCIRVLGGTGKKYASIGDKIVVTVKSALSSGNIKKGTVSKAVIVRTKKEVRRKDGSYIRFDDNAAVLLNANNEPRGTRIFGPVARELREKQFMKIVSLAPEVL; this is encoded by the coding sequence ATGATACAGCAGGAATCAAGACTAAGTGTAGCTGATAACAGCGGTGCCAAAGAAGTGCTTTGCATCCGTGTGTTGGGTGGTACTGGTAAGAAATACGCTTCTATCGGAGACAAGATAGTAGTGACTGTGAAATCAGCCCTTTCTTCCGGTAACATAAAAAAAGGAACTGTTTCTAAAGCAGTTATTGTAAGAACAAAGAAAGAGGTAAGAAGAAAAGACGGGTCCTATATCCGTTTCGACGACAATGCCGCCGTTCTTCTGAATGCAAACAATGAGCCTCGCGGCACCCGTATCTTCGGGCCGGTAGCCCGTGAGCTTCGTGAAAAGCAATTCATGAAAATTGTTTCGCTGGCACCTGAAGTTCTATAA
- the rplX gene encoding 50S ribosomal protein L24: protein MNKKKLHVKTGDTVKVIAGDDRGKTGRIIAVDISKQRVTIEGLNLVTKHAKPSAKNPQGGISQIEAPVHASNVALVDAKGETFKAGRRKNSEGKSERYSKKTGEVI, encoded by the coding sequence ATGAATAAGAAAAAACTTCATGTAAAGACTGGCGATACGGTTAAAGTAATTGCCGGAGATGATCGCGGCAAAACAGGCCGCATCATCGCTGTAGACATCAGCAAGCAGAGAGTAACTATAGAAGGGTTAAACTTAGTAACCAAGCATGCCAAGCCCAGCGCCAAAAACCCGCAAGGCGGCATCAGCCAGATAGAAGCTCCGGTACACGCCAGCAATGTAGCTTTGGTAGACGCTAAAGGCGAAACATTCAAAGCTGGAAGAAGAAAGAACAGCGAAGGTAAATCAGAGCGTTACTCTAAAAAGACAGGAGAGGTTATCTAA
- the rplE gene encoding 50S ribosomal protein L5 has product MATTRFKEKYDKEVVPALKEKFQYKNIMQVPKLTKISINKGIGAAVSDKKLVDIGVEELTTITGQKAVSTIAKKSVSNFKLREGMPIGARVTLRGEKMYEFLDRLVTVALPRVRDFRGINAKGFDGRGNYTLGIKEQIIFPEISIDKIKAISGMDITFVTTAQTDEESYELLKAFGMPFVTDKK; this is encoded by the coding sequence ATGGCAACTACAAGATTTAAAGAAAAATACGATAAAGAGGTAGTGCCTGCCTTGAAAGAGAAGTTCCAGTACAAGAACATCATGCAGGTGCCCAAGCTTACAAAGATTTCCATCAACAAAGGCATCGGCGCCGCCGTTTCCGACAAAAAGCTGGTGGATATAGGGGTAGAGGAACTTACAACCATCACCGGGCAGAAGGCGGTTTCAACCATCGCTAAGAAATCCGTTTCTAACTTCAAACTGCGAGAGGGCATGCCTATCGGTGCGCGCGTAACGCTGCGGGGAGAGAAGATGTACGAGTTCCTGGACCGCCTGGTGACTGTAGCGCTGCCACGCGTGCGTGACTTCAGGGGAATCAACGCGAAAGGCTTTGACGGCCGCGGCAACTATACCCTCGGTATAAAGGAGCAGATCATCTTCCCTGAAATTAGCATCGACAAGATAAAGGCTATCTCTGGAATGGACATCACTTTCGTGACAACTGCACAGACAGACGAGGAAAGCTACGAACTGCTGAAAGCTTTTGGAATGCCTTTCGTAACCGATAAGAAATAA
- the rpsN gene encoding 30S ribosomal protein S14: MAKESVKARELKRQKMVARYATKRAALKASGDYEALDKLPRNASPVRLHNRCKLSGRPRGYMRKFGISRVVFRDLASAGKIPGVTKSSW, encoded by the coding sequence ATGGCAAAAGAATCAGTAAAAGCGAGAGAGCTTAAAAGACAGAAGATGGTAGCAAGATACGCTACCAAAAGAGCCGCATTGAAAGCAAGCGGAGACTATGAGGCCTTAGATAAATTGCCACGTAATGCTTCCCCGGTACGTCTGCACAACCGTTGCAAACTGTCCGGGCGCCCAAGGGGATATATGAGGAAATTCGGGATATCCCGCGTTGTTTTCAGAGACCTTGCATCTGCTGGTAAAATTCCTGGTGTTACAAAATCGAGCTGGTAA
- the rpsH gene encoding 30S ribosomal protein S8, whose protein sequence is MNTDPIADYLTRVRNAIKANHRIVEIPSSNIKKEITKVLYDKGYIQSYKFDDAAVQGTIKIALKYNPNTKQSAIVKLDRISKPGLRKYVGSDNLPRVLNGLGVAILSTSKGVMTEKEAKSLNIGGEVLCYVY, encoded by the coding sequence ATGAACACAGATCCAATAGCAGATTATTTAACTAGAGTGCGTAACGCTATCAAGGCGAACCATAGAATAGTTGAGATACCATCTAGCAATATAAAGAAAGAGATCACCAAAGTATTGTACGACAAAGGGTACATCCAGAGTTATAAATTCGATGACGCTGCGGTGCAAGGTACAATCAAGATAGCGCTGAAATATAACCCCAACACAAAGCAGTCTGCTATTGTGAAACTGGACAGGATTAGTAAGCCAGGGCTACGCAAATACGTTGGAAGTGATAACCTGCCCCGCGTCCTGAACGGCCTGGGTGTTGCCATTTTATCTACTTCTAAAGGCGTAATGACCGAGAAAGAAGCCAAGTCGCTGAACATCGGCGGTGAGGTATTATGTTATGTTTATTAA
- the rplF gene encoding 50S ribosomal protein L6, which translates to MSRIGKLPISLPNAIEVTVAANNVVTVKGPKGSLSTPVDKDMIVKQHDNQLVVERPTEQKRHKAMHGLYRSLINNMVIGVSQGFKEQLELVGVGYKATMQGNILELSLGYSHNIYLAIPAEVSATAVTEKGKSPVITLESNDKQLLGQVAAKIRSLRKVEPYKGKGIRFVGEVIRRKAGKTASK; encoded by the coding sequence ATGTCACGTATAGGAAAATTGCCAATCAGCCTGCCTAACGCTATTGAAGTAACTGTGGCTGCAAACAATGTGGTTACCGTGAAAGGGCCGAAAGGATCGCTTTCTACTCCTGTAGATAAGGATATGATTGTGAAGCAGCATGATAACCAGCTTGTTGTGGAGCGCCCTACCGAACAGAAGCGCCACAAAGCCATGCATGGCTTGTACCGTTCCCTCATCAACAACATGGTGATAGGTGTGAGCCAGGGTTTCAAAGAGCAGCTTGAGTTGGTGGGTGTGGGTTATAAAGCAACCATGCAGGGGAACATTCTGGAGCTTTCGCTCGGTTACTCGCACAATATCTATTTAGCTATCCCAGCTGAAGTATCGGCCACGGCTGTAACTGAAAAAGGTAAGTCTCCGGTTATCACGCTTGAGTCTAACGACAAGCAGCTGTTGGGCCAGGTGGCTGCTAAAATCAGGTCACTGCGCAAGGTAGAGCCATATAAAGGCAAGGGTATCCGCTTCGTAGGTGAAGTAATCAGAAGAAAAGCTGGTAAGACAGCGTCTAAATAA
- the rplR gene encoding 50S ribosomal protein L18 — MSTNKISRRLRIKRSIRNKISGTAERPRLSVFRSNKAIYAQLIDDTTGVTLAAASSVKLDDAKANVETAGRVGKEIAEKALSKGISQVIFDRSGYLYHGKVKSLAEGAREGGLKF; from the coding sequence ATGTCTACTAACAAGATCTCAAGAAGACTAAGAATAAAGAGAAGTATCAGGAACAAAATTTCTGGTACTGCCGAAAGGCCAAGATTGTCTGTGTTCCGCAGTAACAAAGCGATATATGCACAGCTGATTGACGATACTACTGGTGTGACACTAGCGGCAGCTTCTTCGGTAAAGCTTGATGATGCAAAGGCAAATGTAGAGACTGCCGGCAGAGTTGGGAAAGAGATTGCTGAAAAAGCGCTTTCTAAAGGTATCTCGCAGGTGATTTTCGACCGCTCTGGTTACCTGTACCACGGTAAAGTTAAATCATTGGCAGAAGGCGCTCGTGAAGGTGGCCTTAAATTCTAA
- the rpsE gene encoding 30S ribosomal protein S5, whose product MLKNNIRSVKASEIELKERVVAINRVAKVVKGGRRFSFAAIVVVGDGNGVVGYGLGKANEVTDAIAKGIDDAKKNLVKVPTYHTTVPHAMEGKYSGGYVLIKPAAAGTGVIAGGAMRAVLESAGVKDVLCKSKGSSNPHNVVKATFDALSKMRDPLAVAQQRGVNLQKVFNG is encoded by the coding sequence ATGTTGAAGAATAATATACGAAGCGTAAAGGCGAGCGAAATAGAGCTGAAAGAGCGAGTTGTTGCCATAAACCGTGTTGCCAAAGTAGTGAAAGGCGGTAGAAGATTTTCTTTTGCGGCCATTGTAGTGGTGGGCGATGGAAACGGCGTGGTAGGTTACGGCCTTGGAAAAGCCAACGAGGTTACGGACGCCATCGCCAAAGGCATTGATGACGCTAAGAAGAACCTTGTGAAGGTGCCTACATACCATACCACAGTGCCACACGCTATGGAAGGCAAATATTCCGGCGGTTATGTGCTGATAAAGCCAGCTGCTGCCGGTACAGGCGTAATTGCAGGTGGCGCCATGCGTGCCGTGCTGGAGAGTGCCGGTGTAAAAGACGTGCTTTGCAAGTCAAAAGGCTCTTCGAACCCGCACAACGTGGTAAAGGCTACTTTTGATGCACTTTCTAAGATGCGTGATCCTTTGGCCGTTGCGCAGCAACGCGGAGTTAATTTACAGAAGGTATTCAACGGATAA
- the rpmD gene encoding 50S ribosomal protein L30: MAKVTITQVKSIIDRPKDQKATMKALGLGKISRSVSVELTPQIAGMVKKVHSLVEVKDFQ; the protein is encoded by the coding sequence ATGGCTAAAGTAACAATCACACAGGTCAAAAGTATCATCGACCGTCCTAAAGACCAGAAAGCTACCATGAAGGCGCTTGGATTAGGTAAAATAAGCAGGTCAGTATCAGTAGAGCTTACTCCGCAGATTGCTGGCATGGTGAAAAAAGTTCATAGTTTAGTAGAAGTTAAAGACTTTCAATAA
- the rplO gene encoding 50S ribosomal protein L15: protein MYLNSLKPAEGAVKNSKRIGRGTGSGRGGTSTRGHKGAKSRSGYSQKSGFEGGQMPLQRRVPKYGFKNINRVEYKAINLDVLQSLVEAGSETVLNFEFFKAHGLVQKNDKVKILGRGELNKAVEVHAHAFSGTATSSIEKAGGKTVAL, encoded by the coding sequence ATGTACTTAAATTCTTTAAAACCTGCAGAGGGTGCTGTTAAAAACAGTAAAAGAATAGGTCGGGGCACTGGGTCAGGTAGAGGTGGAACTTCTACACGCGGCCATAAAGGAGCCAAGTCACGTTCAGGTTATTCACAGAAATCAGGCTTCGAAGGCGGGCAGATGCCGCTTCAGAGACGCGTACCTAAGTATGGCTTCAAAAACATCAACCGTGTTGAGTATAAAGCCATCAACTTGGATGTATTGCAATCTTTAGTTGAGGCAGGCAGCGAAACGGTGCTAAACTTTGAATTCTTCAAAGCGCACGGTTTGGTTCAGAAGAACGACAAAGTTAAAATATTAGGCAGAGGGGAGTTGAACAAAGCTGTGGAAGTACATGCCCATGCATTCTCTGGAACTGCAACATCATCCATAGAAAAAGCTGGCGGTAAAACAGTAGCGCTCTAA
- the secY gene encoding preprotein translocase subunit SecY: MKKFITTIKNIFAIEDLRVRILNTLFFIAIFRLGSFVVLPGVDPNQLQANTSGLFGLLDTFLGGAFSNASIFALGIMPYISASIVLQLLTIAVPYFQKMQKEGESGRKKINQITRVLTIVITLAQAVGFVATINAEAIVISQTLFTITSMIVLTSGTIFCMWLGERITDKGIGNGISMLIMIGIISRLPSALIFEATSKQLNGALLFLFELFVLFFVVMSVVMLTQAIRRIPVQYAKQVGGSSLYSGQRQFIPLKVNAAGVMPIIFAQSLMFLPSMIASIWADSSDTANYIGSTFSDFTSWQYNLVFFILILVFTYFYTAISVNPNQIADDLKRSGGFVPGVKPGLATSEYIDTILTKITLPGAIYLALVAIFPSIAVVLGVTTEFSQFFGGTSLIIMVGVVLDTLQQVESYLLMRHYDGMMKSGKLRGRTENIAMASS, translated from the coding sequence ATGAAGAAGTTTATAACAACTATTAAGAACATTTTTGCTATTGAAGATCTGCGGGTGAGAATCCTGAACACGCTTTTCTTCATAGCAATATTCCGACTTGGTTCTTTTGTTGTTTTACCTGGTGTTGACCCGAACCAACTACAGGCTAACACGAGTGGCTTGTTTGGTTTGTTAGACACTTTCCTAGGTGGGGCATTCAGCAATGCCTCCATCTTTGCATTAGGTATCATGCCTTACATATCGGCTTCGATTGTATTGCAGCTTCTTACAATCGCCGTTCCCTACTTCCAGAAAATGCAGAAGGAGGGTGAGTCCGGGAGAAAGAAAATCAACCAAATCACCCGAGTGCTTACTATTGTTATTACGCTGGCACAAGCAGTGGGCTTTGTGGCTACCATCAACGCCGAAGCCATTGTCATCAGCCAAACGCTCTTCACCATCACCTCTATGATTGTGCTCACCTCGGGCACCATCTTCTGTATGTGGCTGGGTGAGCGAATCACCGACAAAGGTATTGGAAACGGTATATCGATGCTGATTATGATCGGTATTATCTCCCGGCTCCCAAGCGCCCTCATTTTTGAGGCTACCTCCAAGCAGCTAAACGGTGCCCTGTTGTTCTTGTTCGAGCTTTTTGTGCTGTTCTTTGTGGTAATGTCAGTTGTCATGCTGACGCAGGCCATCAGAAGAATTCCTGTACAATATGCCAAGCAGGTGGGCGGCAGCTCGCTATACAGTGGCCAGCGCCAGTTTATACCGCTCAAGGTGAACGCTGCCGGTGTGATGCCGATTATCTTTGCACAGTCGCTGATGTTCCTGCCTTCTATGATTGCCTCTATATGGGCAGACTCCAGTGACACCGCAAACTATATAGGCTCCACCTTCTCAGACTTCACATCGTGGCAGTATAATCTCGTGTTCTTTATTCTGATTCTGGTGTTCACTTATTTCTACACAGCCATCAGCGTGAACCCGAACCAGATTGCCGATGATTTGAAGCGAAGCGGCGGTTTCGTGCCGGGAGTTAAACCGGGGCTTGCCACTTCCGAATATATCGATACCATCCTGACAAAAATCACCCTTCCAGGTGCTATATACCTTGCCCTCGTTGCCATTTTCCCCTCCATCGCGGTGGTGCTGGGAGTAACAACTGAGTTTTCACAGTTCTTTGGTGGGACCTCGCTTATAATCATGGTTGGCGTCGTACTTGATACGCTTCAGCAAGTGGAGAGTTATCTGCTGATGCGGCATTACGATGGCATGATGAAGTCAGGAAAGCTGCGAGGCAGAACTGAGAACATTGCAATGGCATCTTCTTAA
- the map gene encoding type I methionyl aminopeptidase — protein sequence MIIYKTEEEIELIRQSALILSKAHGEIARLIKEGVSTITLDKRAEEFIRDSGGQPSFKNYNGFPFSLCISVNATVVHGFPSAYILNDGDIISVDAGVYYKGFHSDCAYTHGVGNVSEEVKDLLKVTKESLYKGIEKATVGSRMGDVSYTIQEHAEKHGYGVVRELVGHGIGRNLHESPEVPNYGRRGQGVKLQNGLVIAIEPMINLGTRHIVQEEDGWTIRTKDNKPSAHFEHSVVVRKDRAEILTTFDYIEQANKS from the coding sequence ATGATTATATATAAAACGGAAGAAGAAATTGAGCTTATTCGCCAGAGTGCTTTGATATTAAGCAAAGCACATGGCGAAATTGCTCGTCTAATAAAGGAAGGTGTTTCTACGATTACATTAGACAAGCGTGCCGAAGAATTCATCCGCGACAGCGGCGGCCAGCCTTCCTTCAAAAACTACAACGGTTTCCCCTTTAGCCTATGTATATCAGTAAACGCTACTGTTGTACATGGCTTTCCGAGTGCCTACATACTGAACGATGGAGACATTATTTCTGTTGATGCAGGTGTTTACTACAAGGGATTTCACAGCGACTGTGCCTATACACATGGCGTTGGGAATGTTTCGGAAGAGGTAAAAGACCTCTTGAAAGTGACAAAAGAGTCACTTTACAAAGGCATAGAGAAAGCAACGGTTGGTTCCCGTATGGGCGACGTGAGCTATACCATTCAGGAGCATGCCGAGAAGCATGGATATGGTGTTGTGAGAGAGCTTGTGGGGCATGGTATTGGCCGCAACCTGCACGAGTCTCCGGAAGTTCCGAACTATGGGCGGCGCGGGCAAGGCGTGAAACTCCAGAACGGGCTGGTGATCGCGATCGAGCCCATGATTAATTTGGGCACGCGGCACATTGTGCAGGAAGAAGACGGCTGGACGATCAGGACGAAAGACAACAAACCATCCGCCCATTTCGAGCACTCTGTAGTGGTGCGAAAAGACAGGGCGGAGATTTTAACAACATTTGATTATATAGAACAAGCAAACAAATCATAA
- the infA gene encoding translation initiation factor IF-1 — protein MAKQSSIEQDGTIIEALSNAMFRVELENGHQVVAHISGKMRMNYIKILPGDRVKLEMSPYDLTKGRIVYRYK, from the coding sequence ATGGCAAAACAGTCGTCCATAGAACAAGACGGGACTATCATTGAGGCTTTGTCTAACGCCATGTTTAGAGTTGAGCTTGAAAACGGTCATCAGGTGGTTGCTCATATATCCGGTAAGATGAGGATGAATTACATCAAAATCCTTCCGGGGGACAGAGTAAAGTTAGAGATGTCGCCTTATGACCTGACGAAAGGCAGAATTGTTTACAGATATAAATAA
- the rpmJ gene encoding 50S ribosomal protein L36 — MKVKASVKKRSVDCKIIRRKGKLYVINKKNPRYKQRQG; from the coding sequence ATGAAAGTTAAAGCATCAGTTAAAAAGAGAAGCGTTGACTGTAAGATAATCCGCCGCAAGGGGAAGCTTTACGTCATCAACAAGAAGAATCCAAGATATAAACAAAGACAAGGGTAA
- the rpsM gene encoding 30S ribosomal protein S13 produces MARIAGVDIPDNKRGEIALTYIFGIGRNLSQKILNKAGVDLDKKVKDWTEDEAGEIRNIIAADIKTEGVLRSEVQLHIKRLMDIGSYRGLRHRKGLPVRGQRTKNNSRTRKGKRKTVANKKKASK; encoded by the coding sequence ATGGCAAGAATAGCAGGAGTAGATATTCCGGATAACAAAAGAGGCGAAATCGCATTGACCTATATCTTCGGTATCGGTCGCAACCTTTCGCAAAAAATCCTTAACAAAGCCGGGGTGGATCTTGACAAGAAGGTAAAAGACTGGACAGAAGACGAAGCCGGTGAGATCAGAAATATTATTGCAGCTGACATCAAGACGGAAGGTGTACTGAGGTCGGAGGTGCAGTTGCACATCAAGCGTCTTATGGACATTGGAAGCTACCGCGGGTTGAGACACCGTAAGGGTTTGCCTGTGCGCGGACAGCGCACCAAAAACAACTCACGCACCAGGAAAGGGAAGCGTAAGACTGTTGCAAATAAGAAGAAAGCTTCTAAATAA
- the rpsK gene encoding 30S ribosomal protein S11, with product MAQKRKDKAKKRVVVVESTGQVHIKASFNNIIISVTNNVGQVISWASAGKMGFKGSKKNTPYAAQMAAGDCAKVAYDLGMRKAEVFVKGPGAGRESAIRTVQNTGIEVTSIKDVTPLPHNGCRPPKRRRV from the coding sequence ATGGCTCAGAAAAGAAAAGATAAGGCTAAGAAGCGTGTTGTAGTTGTAGAATCAACTGGCCAGGTACACATCAAAGCTTCTTTCAATAATATCATTATATCAGTAACCAACAACGTAGGTCAGGTTATATCTTGGGCTTCTGCTGGTAAAATGGGCTTCAAAGGCTCTAAAAAGAACACTCCGTACGCAGCTCAGATGGCTGCCGGCGACTGCGCCAAGGTTGCCTATGATTTGGGCATGCGCAAAGCTGAGGTTTTTGTCAAGGGCCCGGGTGCAGGTAGAGAGTCTGCCATCCGCACGGTACAGAACACCGGAATCGAAGTAACCTCTATCAAGGATGTTACGCCGCTGCCGCACAACGGATGTCGTCC